GCCGTTTGAATTTCGGCGTTCGACAGTCCAGCCAGTTTTTCCTTGTTATCTACGACCAGGGCTCCGGCTTTGGCTGCAGCCAGAAGACGGTTGGTGAACTGGGCGCTAAGCGTTGCTTCCTCTTCGTTCAGTTTTTTCAATTTCGCCTTGTCGGCATCCGAAAGATTCGCTCCGGCCAGTTGGAACTGCTGATAATAATACTCTACCAGCTTTTTCGATTCCGGATCGAGATTCAATGTGTCACGCTCGTTGTAAATCGTTTTTACGCGCTTAAAGAGTTTGCTATTGAGGTAAATGGCATCGTGGTGAGCTGCCAGTTTTGGCGCCTCTTCTTCGCCAATTTTTTGAATGGTAGGATTGGTATTGGCACCTGCCAACAGGTTAAATACGCCATAAACGCGGTTCAATAGCTGACCGGTTTTTTCCATGGCTACCAGGGTGTTGTCAAACGTCGGAGCTTCCGGATTGTTGGCAATTTTCTCAATGGCAGCCAGTTGTTCTTTCATGCCTTCCTCCATGGCAGGCTGAAAATCGCTGTCTTTGATTTTGGTGAAATCCGGGGCGCCGTAGGGCAAGGTGCTGGGTTTCATAAAGGGGTTGTTCTTCAAATCGGTGGTTTTAGAATTGGCTGATTTGCCGTTGTTGCCATTGCTGCAGGAGGTTATCACAACCGCCAGCGCAATCAGCAAAAAAGAAAGATGTCGTTTCATGTGTTTGTCTTTTACTTTTTAAATTACCACATGGAATTCGCATGATTGGAAAATACTTATTTCTATTGGTATTTCGAAGAATCATGCTCATTTCATTCTGTCTGTTTTAAAATTTGAATGAATAAATGCGTCTGTATTGGCTCCCATCTAACGGGGAGTGTTAGAAAGAGTCGTTCTAAATAACCAACGAAAATAAAAAAATATGTTGGGAATATCCCTGATGAATGATGGGATGTGAATATGCTTCATGACATGATAACTAAAATCGGACCTTTATGTTTGATCTAAACGATTCACTTATTGTCAAATAAAGTATATTTGAAGACTTCTGTTAATTCATCGTATCAAAGACCTGTTATTGTTTTTTAATTTTGCAGAATGAGGAAGTTACTGTTGTTGCTTATTCTTTTCGCAGGAAGCTGGCAGATGACCATGGCCAGCGAGATTGATTCGTTGTTACATCAGCTGGATGTAACCATGAAGCAGCGAAAGCAATATGAACAAGTAAAGCTGCAAAAGATAAAGAGCATCAAAAGCTTACTCAATGATCCGGGATTGAGTTCGTCTCAACGGTATTACATTAATAACCGTATCCTTGATGAGTATATCCCGTTCAACTTCGATTCGGCCCTCCACTACATCGACCTGAATTTCCAGCTGGCCCGTGACCTGGATAATGAAACGATGCTGAATGAGACCCGCATTAACCTTTCGGGAATTCTGGCTTCATCGGGCAGGTACAAAGAGGCGCTGGATATTTTGCACGAAGTCGATCGGAAACACCTTTCGGAAAAACTATTACCGAATTACTACCACGATTTCATGCACGTGTATTCCGACCTGAACGTATATAACCAGGTGAAGGAAAATGCAGGTAAATACTACAAGTTGTATAAAGCCTACCGTGATTCGGTGGTGAAGCTGCTCGACCCAAACTCGGAAGCTTACCTGGCCATCGAGGAAAAACAGTACCGGGATGCCGGTGAATATGATTCGTGTCGCTGGGTGAACAGCAAGCGTTTGGCGATGACGCAGATGGGAACCCGGGAGTATTCGATGATTACGTTCGATCGTTCCTTGTCCTATCAGCTGCAAAACAATACAGAAAAACGCGAAAAATACCTGATTCTGTCGGCGATGTCCGATATCCGGGCGGCGGTGAAAGACAATGCATCGATGGCAGCGCTTTCGACAATCCTCTACCATCAAAATAAAATTGATCGGGCTTACGAGTACATCAAGTTCTCATTCGAAGATGCGGCTTATTTCAACTCGCGGCTTCGGTACATGCAGATATCGAACATTCTGCCCGTGGTGACAGCAGCTTATCAAAAGAAAAGCGATAAGCAAAAGGCACACCTGCGCAACCTGCTTATTATCATTAGTCTGCTGTCGGTTGTGTTGTTGCTCTCCATATTATTTATTTACAGTCAGGTGAAGAAATTGGCCCGTGCCCGGAAGGATTTGCAGGCCGTCAATCTGAAACTTCGTGATTTGAACGGCCATCTTTCCGAAGCGAATACTCAGCTGAATGAGTTGAACAGCCAACTTTCTGAATCGAATCATGTGAAGGAACAATACATCGGCAGCTTCTTCAGCATTTGCTCCGATTATATCGATAAGCTTGATGGCTTCCGCCGGAATGTGAACAAGCAAATTGCCGACCGGGAAGTGTCGGAACTGTTCGAGCGAACCAAATCGAAGCGTTTGATCGAAGACGAAATCCGGGAGTTTTACGATAATTTCGATCATACCTTCCTGCAGATTTATCCCACTTTCGTGGAAGAATTCAACGCCTTGTTGAAAGAGGATGAGCAAATTACCGTGAAGAAGGGCGAAATGCTAAATACCGAACTGCGCATTTTCGCTTTAATCCGGCTGGGAATCTCCGATAGTGCCGCCATCGCCAAGCTTTTACGCTATTCGGTAAACACCATTTATAATTACCGGGTGAAAGTGAAAAACAGGGCTGTCGTTCCCCGCGACGACTTCGAAGATTACGTGATGAAAATCGGAGAATTTTCAAGCGAATAGCAGACCGAAATTTCCCCCCTTTTTTACGTCTGAGAGGTAAATTTGTACTCATTTCGGGTTTAAACCATCCACTTTTTTTGAATCTCCGAAAAAATGCAAGTGCCATAAAATGAGACAATAATCATTTTAGATGTCCTACTTTTATCTATATTTTCCCTACCGTCATTCGTAATTCCTTCCCAATCTCATTCTATTTACCATCGCTTTAAAACCTGAAAATCGGGTGGAGCTTTTTGATATTCCGTCAGACAACCAATTGGGCACAATTGCTAACTTAAAATTACAATCGCTATGAAGAAGACGTTAAACACATCGGTGTGTGAAACCATCCTGTTTTGTCCTTTCGTTACGGGGCTAGCATAGGCCTACCAAAGAGGGATAAAAACTCCGATAAACTTTTCGAGTTGAATACAGCTATTCCGGCGGAAATCTGCAGCCGGTAACGAGAAAGAATTGCATCTGAATGTCAGGCTGCGTCTGGCAACGGGCGGGCGAAAGTTATGTGTTATAGCATAATGCGCGGATAGCCTGATAATGCAATGGAAGGTAAACAAATAATCCTATGAAAAAAGAAAAAACAATGACGTTCTTGAAAATTCGTCTCTGGCATAAATCTGTTTTATGCCTTCTGGCAGGATTGCTCCTGTCGGTAAGTTCGTATGCACAGCAACGAACGATTACAGGAACTGTGACGGACAAATCCGGGGAGCCCATTCCTTCGGTTACCGTTATGGTGAAAGGAACATCAACTGGTACTATCACCAATTTTGATGGACAGTATTCCCTTTCGGGAGATATTCCTGCTGATGGTGTGCTCACTTTCAGTTTTATTGGTATGAAGACCAAAGACGTGAGCATTGGCAATCGCGCAACCATTGATGTGACCATGGAAGAGAATGTAACGGGCCTCGATGAAGTGGTGGTGGTTGGTTATGGTACTCAGCAGAAAAAAGATGTAACCGGATCTGTTGCCATGGTCGATTCCAAACAGATGGACTCGCGACCCAATACGCAAATGGGGGCACTCATCGAAGGTAAAGCGGCCGGCGTACAGGTACTTTCCAGTTCTGGAAAACCTTCTCAGGGATTTAGTATTCGCATTCGCGGAACGAACTCCATTACTGCCGGAAGTGAGCCGCTTTACGTGGTCGACGGTGTACCGACAACCGATACCCGTTCCATAAATCCGGCTGACATTCAGAGTATTTCAATCCTGAAAGATGCTTCTTCGGCAGCTATTTATGGTGCTCAGGGAGCAAACGGTGTTGTGTTGATTACAACCTATAAAGGAACTACCGATCGCCCGACCGTGAAACTGGATGTGTACAATGGTTTCTCCCAGGTATGGAGAACCTTGCCGGTATTGAACGGTGAGCAATATCGCGACCTGATGACCGAAATGGGAAAAAACACCGACTGGTCGTTGTATACTCACAATACCGACTGGCAGAAAGAGATTTTCCAGAACGGACGTTCACAAAATTATCAGTTGTCCGTTTCCGGAAAAAGCAATAAAACTTCTTACTACATGTCAGGCGGCTGGGTTGAACAGGTTGGTGCTGTCCGCAGTGCGCAGATGAACCGCTACAACTTCAAAATCAACCTCGACCAGGAAGTGAATAAGTGGCTGACCGTGGGAACCCGCATGGCTTACTCGGTTTATTCGGATGTGGACGTGAATGATAACCAGGGTGTAGACAAAGGCGGTGTACTGCTTGGAGCGTTAACAACTCCCCCTGTTATTGGCATTTATAATCCGGATGGAACGTTTACCAGCAACCCATTCCAAAACTGGGAAAACCCGATTGCCAGCACCGATGGTTCGAATCGCAAATACAAGAGCCAGCGAATACTGGGGAATGTGTATGCTAAAATCGATTTCCTGAAAGATTTTAGTTTTAAAACGAATCTGGGTATCGATGATCGCAATGAAATTTACGATTATTTCCTCGATCCGTTCCTGACCAGCTACGGTCGTGCTTTGAACGGACAGGGAATTAACAATACCAACAAAACCAGCTACTACATTTGGGATAACACTTTGACTTTCAATAAAACGTTAGGCTCACACAAAATCGAAGCATTAGCCGGTAGTGTTATCCAGGAGTTTTACTGGGAAAACGCCCATATCGAAACCCGCAACTTTTCCGGCAACGGTGTTCAGACAACCAATGGTGGTTCTGAAATGATTGCGGCGTCTTCCGATAAGGCTAAAAAGCGGAATACTTCCTTTCTGGGACGTATCAACTACAGTTTCAAAGACAAGTATCTGCTGACCGTTAACTTCCGTGCCGATGCTTCCAGTGTTTTCGGTCCGGACAACCGTTGGGGATATTTCCCATCATCATCCATCGGATGGCGTATTTCGCAGGAACCGTTCATGCAGGACCTGAGTTTCCTCGACGACCTGAAATTACGTGCCGGTTGGGGTGTTGTTGGTAACGACCAGATTACAAACTATGCCTGGTTTGGACGCGTAGGAAGTGGAGCTAATTATCCGATTGGTGGTTCTACACTGCCAGGAACATATCCTTCTTCGGTAGAAAACCGGAACTTGAAATGGGAGCAGTCGGAACAGACCAACGTAGGTCTTGATTTGTCTGTTTTTCGCGGACGCATCCGGTTTTCAGCTGATGCTTATATCCGGAACACCAGCGACCTGTTGTTGAATGCACCGCTGCCCCGCAGTACCGGGTTCGATTCAGCTATCCAGAACGTAGGCAAACTGCAGAACAAAGGCCTGGAATTCAATTTGACTACGGTCAACGTGAAGAAAGCCATCAACTGGTCAACGAATTTCAATATCTCCTTCAACCGGAACAAAGTCGTTGATTTGGTTGGACAAGAGATCTTTGCCGGAGGTATTACGAACCGTGGCGATGCCAGCCTGGTGAAAGAAGGCCTGCCGCTCGGAACACTCTTCGGCTATGTTTGGGGTGGTGTTGACCCGCAGACCGGTAATGCTTATTACATCGCTAAAGATGGCTCCAGTACTTTCACGCCTTCGGCTGACGATCGCGTAGTGATTGGTGACGCCAACCCGAAATTCATTTACGGTATGACCAACAACGTCAGCTATAAATCACTGTCTTTGTCCGTATTCCTGCAAGGTTCGCAAGGAAACGATATGTTGAATGCTTCCCGCATGGAGATTGAAGGCATGACCGGCCCGCAGAACCAGTCGACGGCTGTACTGCGCCGCTGGAGACAACCCGGTGACCAGACTGATATTCCGAAAGCCAGCTGGGGGAGCTATGATAACTCACGTATTTCCAGCCGTTTTATCGAAGATGGTTCTTACCTCCGTTTGAAAACAGTTACCCTGAGCTACCAACTGCCGAAAGCATGGACGGACAAAGTGAAGATGCAGAACGTGAAGGTGTATGCCACCGGCGAAAACCTCTGGACATTGACTGACTACTCTGGATTTGACCCGGAGGTGAACGCCTTCGGAACTTCCAATACGGCAAAAGGCATCGATTATGGTACGTATCCACAGACCCGGAACATCATCTTTGGTTTAAATATAACTTTCTAAAAAAGATAGAGATATGAATTTTCATTCATTCAAAAAATATATCCTCAGCGCAGCGATCCTCTTTTTGGCGGCTGCCTGTGACAACTATCTCGATTTGACTCCCATCTCGGAAGAGACGAGTGGCAGTGCCTATTCTACCGCCAATCAAATCGAGGCCGCACTGACCGGTGCGTATGAGACTTTTCAGTCGTCTGACTACTATGTGTGGGATCAGATTCTGTTGGAAGATGTTCGTACGGATAATGACTATGCCGGAGGAGATAACCCGGAGATTTTTGCCATTGATCTATTCAATATCACCCCCACGAATAGTCGTATACTGGGGTGGTGGTCGTCTCTCTATAATGGGATTCTGAAGGCCAACACCGTACTTGACCGGCTACCGGACGTTACCGATCCCAAACTGACCGACGAGCGCAGACAGCAGATTAAGGGAGAAGCTCTGTTTCTGAGAGCGCTGCACTACTACAACCTGGCAAAAAACTGGGGCGGGGTACCCCTGGTTCTCGAATCGACCACAACGACCGATCCGGGTAAAACACAACTGCCTCGTGCTACCGAAGCAGAAGTGTATGCTCAGATTCTGAAAGATCTGGACGCAGCAGCCAAACTGTTACCGGATACATACGGTAGCGATGCAACGGTGAACAAGGCCCGTGCCACTGCCGGTGCTGCTTATGCGCTTGCCGCGAAAGCCTGTGCTCAGGAACCAGCACATGACTATGCCAAAGCGTTGGAATACATTGCCAAAGTGGAAGCCAGCACCGCCAATTACCGTTTGCTGGATAACTATGCAGACCTGTTCGATGGTAATCATTACAACAATGCCGAATCGATTCTGGAAGTACAATACACCGGCGGAAGTGAAGGAAACTGGGCCCCGCAGATGATGTTGCCTCCGTCGCTGAGTGGCGACACCTGGCGGAAATTTGTTGTCCCGTCGCATAACCTGATTGATGCTTACGATGCAGAAGGCGATGTAGTGCGGAAAAACGCCAGCGTTATTTTCGAAAAAGTGAACGACTGGATTGATGAATATTGGGGCAATGCCAAAGGCAGCAGCATCCCGTTTGCCTACAAAATGAAGAACGCGATGGGATGGGCCAGTACCGACCGGTTGTACATTCTTCGTTACGGAGACATTGTCTTGCTGAAAGCAGAAGCTTTGAACGAAACCGGTGACTTGACCGATGCAGCTGCTGAGGTAAATAAAATCCGCGCCCGCGTAAACCTGGCACCACTGACTGCCGCGCAAACGGCTACGAAAGATGCCTTGCGTACGGCGATTCTCAACGAACGCCGTCTGGAGCTGGCCCAGGAAGGACAGCGTTGGGATGATCTGAAACGTCACAACCTGGTGGTTTCGACCATGAACAACCTGCAGGAAATTGACCTTAGGACTGGTCAGCCTACACCGTATAATGCAACGGAAGCCAAAACTCTGCTCCCGATTCCGCAGCAGGAACTTGACAGAAACCCGCAGCTGGAGCAGAATCCGCTTTAGTACTGGATAATATTGAAATTTATGTTACATGAAAGGACATGGAAGGGTGGTTGCTAGTTGGACTCTCCATTCAGGAGGACAACGAATTTAAGGGCATTTATGGTGACGCCCGGACCATGTCTCTTTCAAACAACAAATGAAAAAAATGAAGACAAGATATAGTTTATTGCTCACGGTCATCGCGCTGTTGTTTGCCGGTTGGTCGTGCACCGAAAAAGATAATCTTGCGCCGGAAGGAAACTGGGAGCTAAGTGATCCTGCGATTGTTTCTCCGGCGACGAATTCATCCATCGTTTTGGATGAGAACAAACCTGATTCAACTATCGTCTTTACCTGGACAGGGGCCTCTTCCACGGCTGGTTTTGGCGTCTATTATTCTGTCGTAATCGATACTGCCGGTTCAACCAGTTTCGATACGCCGATTCTTTCGGTGAAAGCGGCGAACACGGGTGCCGCACTTACCGCGTCCATTTCGGCCAGTCAGCTGAATGAAGCGATGTCGCTGGCCGGTTATCCGGCGGATGCCGAATCGAAAGTGACCTGGGCCGTCGTTGCCAGCTGTTTGAGTAAAAGCACTTACTCCTCGGGCGATTTGCTGGTGACCCGTTTCCAACACGAAATTATTCCGACTTCTCTCTATGTTTCAGGAGAAGCTACAGAGACCGGCACGGATTTGTCGAAAGCAATTCCGATGCGCCGTCTGAAGGATGCCAATGGAAACGGACTGAACCGTTACGAAGCTTACACTCATCTGGATAAAGGAAAAGCCTTTAAATTCTTCAGCGCTACGAGTCTGCCGGCTCATCAATATGGTGGTTCTGACGGAAACCTGGTGAAATCAGGTACCGCGATTGTTGCTCCCGATTCAGCTGTTTACCGTATCTCGGTTGATTTGGATAACAACACCTATTCATTACTGAAAATTGACAAATGGAGTATTGTTGGTGGTATCATCGATGGCGGTTGGGGAGGTGACGAACCTCTGCAATACCAGGGCGGCGGTGTCTGGAAAGGCAGCATCAATCTGCTCGATAAAGGTGGATTTGTATTCCGCGCTAACGGCGACTGGGGCTATCTGCTGAAGCACATTGTCGGTACTGATAATTCGCTCATCATGGAATCGGAAGGAAATGAGCTGGGTATCTCATTCGAGGATGACCAGTCAACGTTGTCGGGGCAGTGCATCTTCACGCTCGACTTGTCCAACGATCCGTATACCTACACCATTGAGCGTGATCCGAATGCTGCTGGTCCGGTTGCGACACCAGATCACCTTTATCTGTTCGCTGATGGAACAATGATGAAGGAATTGACCAAAGATGGTGATACCTTTACTTCGGGTACTTATCTGGCATTGCAAAGTGGCGTAGCGTATACCCTGAACAGTGCATCCGATGGTTCGGGAACCAGTTACGCGTTGAGCGGAAATGTGGGTGCTTCTGATAATCCTACTGCTGATAAGGTGGCCGGAACTTCTGATTTGTCAGAAAGCGCCGATGGTATGACGGTTGAACAAGACCAGGCTTACATGCTGAACATTGATTTCTCTTCAGCGAAAGCGAGCTGGTATTATTACAACATGAAGTTGTTCCACTGGTCGAACTGGGATACGCGCGATGAGTTTGTGATGACTTACGTTCATCCTTATACCTTTACGGTAACAACAGACCTGAAAGCAGGTTACCTGATGAAATTCAACTCGCCGTGGGACGTGCAGTTCGGAGCAGACGATCCTTCTGCATTGAGTGGTACGATGACCAATAACGGTGGTGAAAACTTTGATAACCTGACAGCTGATGGTAACTATACGGCAACGATTGTTGTGAGTGATGACTATCAAACAGGAACTTACCAGTTTGTCAAAAACTAAACTAAAATAAAGCCAGGTGGTTTCGGCCACCTGGTTCCTTAACGAATTGAATGATGGTTGGAAAGAGAAAATTAACGGTTGGATTGGCTGCATTGTTGACATTGAGTGTGATGGGATGGCGGTGTAACGACAAAAAAGAGGCAACTCCCGCACCTCCGCCACCTCCTTCGGTGCCGGTAGATGTAGCTTTCTATCTGACTAAGCCTGATAAATCGGTGTTGTTTTCACCGCAGGAAAACAGTTTAACCGAGTCGACGAATAGTAATTTGCCAACGATTGAAATTGATCCATCGACAACATTTCAGACCATGGATGGCTTTGGTTTCGCGCTAACCGGCGGAAGTGCCATGCATCTTTACAACATGTCGGCTGCCAAACGACATGCTTTGCTGACAGAGTTGTTCGATGATAACGATAACAATATCGGTATCAGTTACCTTCGTATCAGCATCGGAGCTTCCGATTTGGATGCTTCCGTATTTTCATACGACGATTTGCCTTCCGGTCAAACGGATGTCAACATGGACCATTTTTCGTTGGCTCCCGACCGGCAATACCTGATTCCGGTTCTGAAAGAGATTCTGACAATCAATCCAAATATCAAAATACTGGGTTCGCCCTGGTCGGCGCCATTGTGGATGAAAACCAACAATAATTCCGTCGGCGGTAGTCTGAAACCTGAATATTACGATGCATACGCGAAATATTTCGTGAAGTATATTGAAGGGATGGCGCAGGAAGGAATTACCATCGATGCCATTACCATTCAGAATGAGCCGCTGCATGACGGAAACAATCCGAGTATGTATATGCCGGCCACGGAACAGGCGGCGTTTATTAAAACGAGCCTTGGACCTGCGTTTAAAGCAGCAGGAATTCAAACAAAAATTATTGTTTACGATCATAATTGCGACCGGACCGATTACCCGGCAGAAATATACAACGATGCTGATGCCTCGCAATATGTTGATGGTGCAGCGTTCCATCTTTATGCCGGTTCTATTAACAGTCTGGCTGCTTTGCATAACAGCTATCCTGATAAGAACCTGTACTTTACAGAGCAGTGGATTGGTGCTCCGGGGGACTTCCCGAGTGATTTGAAATGGCATACCCGGGAATTAATCATCGGCGC
This Prolixibacter sp. NT017 DNA region includes the following protein-coding sequences:
- a CDS encoding TonB-dependent receptor, yielding MKKEKTMTFLKIRLWHKSVLCLLAGLLLSVSSYAQQRTITGTVTDKSGEPIPSVTVMVKGTSTGTITNFDGQYSLSGDIPADGVLTFSFIGMKTKDVSIGNRATIDVTMEENVTGLDEVVVVGYGTQQKKDVTGSVAMVDSKQMDSRPNTQMGALIEGKAAGVQVLSSSGKPSQGFSIRIRGTNSITAGSEPLYVVDGVPTTDTRSINPADIQSISILKDASSAAIYGAQGANGVVLITTYKGTTDRPTVKLDVYNGFSQVWRTLPVLNGEQYRDLMTEMGKNTDWSLYTHNTDWQKEIFQNGRSQNYQLSVSGKSNKTSYYMSGGWVEQVGAVRSAQMNRYNFKINLDQEVNKWLTVGTRMAYSVYSDVDVNDNQGVDKGGVLLGALTTPPVIGIYNPDGTFTSNPFQNWENPIASTDGSNRKYKSQRILGNVYAKIDFLKDFSFKTNLGIDDRNEIYDYFLDPFLTSYGRALNGQGINNTNKTSYYIWDNTLTFNKTLGSHKIEALAGSVIQEFYWENAHIETRNFSGNGVQTTNGGSEMIAASSDKAKKRNTSFLGRINYSFKDKYLLTVNFRADASSVFGPDNRWGYFPSSSIGWRISQEPFMQDLSFLDDLKLRAGWGVVGNDQITNYAWFGRVGSGANYPIGGSTLPGTYPSSVENRNLKWEQSEQTNVGLDLSVFRGRIRFSADAYIRNTSDLLLNAPLPRSTGFDSAIQNVGKLQNKGLEFNLTTVNVKKAINWSTNFNISFNRNKVVDLVGQEIFAGGITNRGDASLVKEGLPLGTLFGYVWGGVDPQTGNAYYIAKDGSSTFTPSADDRVVIGDANPKFIYGMTNNVSYKSLSLSVFLQGSQGNDMLNASRMEIEGMTGPQNQSTAVLRRWRQPGDQTDIPKASWGSYDNSRISSRFIEDGSYLRLKTVTLSYQLPKAWTDKVKMQNVKVYATGENLWTLTDYSGFDPEVNAFGTSNTAKGIDYGTYPQTRNIIFGLNITF
- a CDS encoding RagB/SusD family nutrient uptake outer membrane protein codes for the protein MNFHSFKKYILSAAILFLAAACDNYLDLTPISEETSGSAYSTANQIEAALTGAYETFQSSDYYVWDQILLEDVRTDNDYAGGDNPEIFAIDLFNITPTNSRILGWWSSLYNGILKANTVLDRLPDVTDPKLTDERRQQIKGEALFLRALHYYNLAKNWGGVPLVLESTTTTDPGKTQLPRATEAEVYAQILKDLDAAAKLLPDTYGSDATVNKARATAGAAYALAAKACAQEPAHDYAKALEYIAKVEASTANYRLLDNYADLFDGNHYNNAESILEVQYTGGSEGNWAPQMMLPPSLSGDTWRKFVVPSHNLIDAYDAEGDVVRKNASVIFEKVNDWIDEYWGNAKGSSIPFAYKMKNAMGWASTDRLYILRYGDIVLLKAEALNETGDLTDAAAEVNKIRARVNLAPLTAAQTATKDALRTAILNERRLELAQEGQRWDDLKRHNLVVSTMNNLQEIDLRTGQPTPYNATEAKTLLPIPQQELDRNPQLEQNPL
- a CDS encoding glycoside hydrolase family 30 beta sandwich domain-containing protein — encoded protein: MMVGKRKLTVGLAALLTLSVMGWRCNDKKEATPAPPPPPSVPVDVAFYLTKPDKSVLFSPQENSLTESTNSNLPTIEIDPSTTFQTMDGFGFALTGGSAMHLYNMSAAKRHALLTELFDDNDNNIGISYLRISIGASDLDASVFSYDDLPSGQTDVNMDHFSLAPDRQYLIPVLKEILTINPNIKILGSPWSAPLWMKTNNNSVGGSLKPEYYDAYAKYFVKYIEGMAQEGITIDAITIQNEPLHDGNNPSMYMPATEQAAFIKTSLGPAFKAAGIQTKIIVYDHNCDRTDYPAEIYNDADASQYVDGAAFHLYAGSINSLAALHNSYPDKNLYFTEQWIGAPGDFPSDLKWHTRELIIGASRNWCKTVLEWNLAANSSLEPHTDGGCSQCLGALTIDGDNVKRNPAYYIIAHASKFVRPGSKRISSSQPGNLPNVAFKTPDGSTVLIVLNDASVTQAFNVKLGEETVCSTLAGGAVGTYIW
- a CDS encoding DUF6377 domain-containing protein; translation: MRKLLLLLILFAGSWQMTMASEIDSLLHQLDVTMKQRKQYEQVKLQKIKSIKSLLNDPGLSSSQRYYINNRILDEYIPFNFDSALHYIDLNFQLARDLDNETMLNETRINLSGILASSGRYKEALDILHEVDRKHLSEKLLPNYYHDFMHVYSDLNVYNQVKENAGKYYKLYKAYRDSVVKLLDPNSEAYLAIEEKQYRDAGEYDSCRWVNSKRLAMTQMGTREYSMITFDRSLSYQLQNNTEKREKYLILSAMSDIRAAVKDNASMAALSTILYHQNKIDRAYEYIKFSFEDAAYFNSRLRYMQISNILPVVTAAYQKKSDKQKAHLRNLLIIISLLSVVLLLSILFIYSQVKKLARARKDLQAVNLKLRDLNGHLSEANTQLNELNSQLSESNHVKEQYIGSFFSICSDYIDKLDGFRRNVNKQIADREVSELFERTKSKRLIEDEIREFYDNFDHTFLQIYPTFVEEFNALLKEDEQITVKKGEMLNTELRIFALIRLGISDSAAIAKLLRYSVNTIYNYRVKVKNRAVVPRDDFEDYVMKIGEFSSE
- a CDS encoding SusE domain-containing protein gives rise to the protein MKTRYSLLLTVIALLFAGWSCTEKDNLAPEGNWELSDPAIVSPATNSSIVLDENKPDSTIVFTWTGASSTAGFGVYYSVVIDTAGSTSFDTPILSVKAANTGAALTASISASQLNEAMSLAGYPADAESKVTWAVVASCLSKSTYSSGDLLVTRFQHEIIPTSLYVSGEATETGTDLSKAIPMRRLKDANGNGLNRYEAYTHLDKGKAFKFFSATSLPAHQYGGSDGNLVKSGTAIVAPDSAVYRISVDLDNNTYSLLKIDKWSIVGGIIDGGWGGDEPLQYQGGGVWKGSINLLDKGGFVFRANGDWGYLLKHIVGTDNSLIMESEGNELGISFEDDQSTLSGQCIFTLDLSNDPYTYTIERDPNAAGPVATPDHLYLFADGTMMKELTKDGDTFTSGTYLALQSGVAYTLNSASDGSGTSYALSGNVGASDNPTADKVAGTSDLSESADGMTVEQDQAYMLNIDFSSAKASWYYYNMKLFHWSNWDTRDEFVMTYVHPYTFTVTTDLKAGYLMKFNSPWDVQFGADDPSALSGTMTNNGGENFDNLTADGNYTATIVVSDDYQTGTYQFVKN